In Manis pentadactyla isolate mManPen7 chromosome 3, mManPen7.hap1, whole genome shotgun sequence, a single window of DNA contains:
- the CIMIP2B gene encoding protein FAM166B isoform X2: protein MAKASTFIPGLNHQSPHYIPGYTGHCPLLRFSIGQTYGQMTGQLLRGSPGLAWPPAHRTLLPPIRPPRSPKLPRGGLPVRHGNERLSSSMIPGYTGFVPQAQFIFAKNCSQVWAEALNDITQAHEGQGSQELPKEAKEEKDTEKDQEPNPGAEKEPELEQEAEQASPYSMDDKDPRKFFMSGFTGYVPCARFLFGSTFPELTNQALKEFGQMYSRGRPQKDPKHLPPLSRTYPPNLGLLPNYRGYVPGYKFQFGHTYGHLTHDALGLSTLQKQLLV from the exons ATGGCTAAGGCCAGCACCTTCATACCGGGGCTGAACCATCAGAGCCCTCATTATATCCCGGG GTACACTGGACACTGCCCACTACTTCGGTTCAGCATTGGCCAGACCTATGGGCAGATGACAGGTCAGCTACTTCGAGGCTCCCCTGGCTTGGCCTGGCCCCCTGCCCATCGCACACTTCTGCCTCCTATTCGGCCTCCAAGATCTCCCAAGCTCCCCAGGGGAGGCCTGCCTGTCAGGCATGGGAATGAAAGGCTTAGCTCCAGCATGATCCCTGGGTACACAG GTTTTGTACCACAGGCACAGTTCATCTTTGCCAAGAACTGCAGCCAGGTCTGGGCTGAGGCTCTGAATGACATCACGCAGGCGCATGAAGGACAAGGGAGTCAAGAACTACCAAAGGAggccaaggaagaaaaagacacagagaaagaccAAGAGCCAAACCCAGGGGCAGAAAAGGAACCAGAGCTGGAGCAGGAGGCAGAACAA GCTTCCCCCTATTCCATGGATGACAAAGATCCTCGCAAGTTCTTCATGTCAG GCTTCACAGGTTATGTGCCCTGTGCCCGCTTCCTCTTCGGCTCCACCTTTCCTGAGCTCACCAACCAGGCACTTAAGGAATTTGGACAGATGTACTCACGGGGCAGACCCCAGAAGGATCCCAAACATCTCCCCCCACTTTCCAGGACCTACCCTCCAAACCTGGGCCTTTTACCTAACTACAGAGGCTATGTGCCAG GCTATAAGTTCCAGTTCGGCCACACATATGGGCATCTCACTCATGATGCTCTGGGCCTCAGCACCCTCCAGAAGCAGCTGCTGGTGTAG
- the CIMIP2B gene encoding protein FAM166B isoform X1 has product MAKASTFIPGLNHQSPHYIPGYTGHCPLLRFSIGQTYGQMTGQLLRGSPGLAWPPAHRTLLPPIRPPRSPKLPRGGLPVRHGNERLSSSMIPGYTGFVPQAQFIFAKNCSQVWAEALNDITQAHEGQGSQELPKEAKEEKDTEKDQEPNPGAEKEPELEQEAEQASPYSMDDKDPRKFFMSGFTGYVPCARFLFGSTFPELTNQALKEFGQMYSRGRPQKDPKHLPPLSRTYPPNLGLLPNYRGYVPGEDRPRGRHWDTCVRGMGGGGLGGLELIDMRGPQIM; this is encoded by the exons ATGGCTAAGGCCAGCACCTTCATACCGGGGCTGAACCATCAGAGCCCTCATTATATCCCGGG GTACACTGGACACTGCCCACTACTTCGGTTCAGCATTGGCCAGACCTATGGGCAGATGACAGGTCAGCTACTTCGAGGCTCCCCTGGCTTGGCCTGGCCCCCTGCCCATCGCACACTTCTGCCTCCTATTCGGCCTCCAAGATCTCCCAAGCTCCCCAGGGGAGGCCTGCCTGTCAGGCATGGGAATGAAAGGCTTAGCTCCAGCATGATCCCTGGGTACACAG GTTTTGTACCACAGGCACAGTTCATCTTTGCCAAGAACTGCAGCCAGGTCTGGGCTGAGGCTCTGAATGACATCACGCAGGCGCATGAAGGACAAGGGAGTCAAGAACTACCAAAGGAggccaaggaagaaaaagacacagagaaagaccAAGAGCCAAACCCAGGGGCAGAAAAGGAACCAGAGCTGGAGCAGGAGGCAGAACAA GCTTCCCCCTATTCCATGGATGACAAAGATCCTCGCAAGTTCTTCATGTCAG GCTTCACAGGTTATGTGCCCTGTGCCCGCTTCCTCTTCGGCTCCACCTTTCCTGAGCTCACCAACCAGGCACTTAAGGAATTTGGACAGATGTACTCACGGGGCAGACCCCAGAAGGATCCCAAACATCTCCCCCCACTTTCCAGGACCTACCCTCCAAACCTGGGCCTTTTACCTAACTACAGAGGCTATGTGCCAGGTGAGGACAGACCCAGAGGGAGGCACTGGGATACTTGTGTTAGGGGGATGGGTGGAGGTGGTTTGGGAGGGTTGGAACTAATAGATATGAGGGGacctcagatcatgtga